From a single Pseudorasbora parva isolate DD20220531a chromosome 17, ASM2467924v1, whole genome shotgun sequence genomic region:
- the asrgl1 gene encoding isoaspartyl peptidase/L-asparaginase produces MLPVVVVHGGAGHIPKERVEDSTIGVKEAVRSGYAILQKGGSAMDAVVEAVTIMENNPRFNAGLGSVLNVKGEVEMDAFVMDGRSLASGAVSAVRRVANPVQLARLVMEKTNHLCLTAEGASKFARSMGVPEVPEESLITDYAKMRWKKNLEPDANPVECQMGKMGTVGAVAVDVDGNIACATSTGGMINKMEGRVGDTPCIGCGGYADNKIGAVSPTGHGEAIMKVTLSRLILFHMEQGKTPEEASDLALEYMKERVEGLGGVVVVDPKGTWAARFNSLQMSWAAAQQGELHFGLYHGEDFVKPL; encoded by the exons ATGCTGCCTGTAGTGGTGGTGCATGGAGGTGCTGGTCATATTCCTAAAGAAAGAGTTGAAGACTCTACTATTGGTGTGAAAGAGGCAGTTAGGTCTGGGTATGCCATCCTCCAAAAGGGTGGAAGTGCCATGGATGCTGTGGTTGAAGCAGTGACCATTATGGAGAACAACCCAAGATTCAATGCAG GTCTGGGGTCAGTGCTAAATGTGAAGGGGGAGGTAGAGATGGATGCATTTGTGATGGATGGCAGGTCTTTAGCTAGCGGGGCTGTGTCAGCAGTCCGAAGAGTGGCTAACCCAGTGCAACTGGCCAGGCTTGTCATGGAAAAG ACCAACCActtgtgtctgacagctgaaggGGCTTCTAAGTTTGCCAGAAGCATGGGTGTACCGGAAGTGCCTGAGGAGTCATTGATCACAGACTATGCCAAGATGCGCTGGAAGAAGAACCTGGAGCCAGATGCCAACCCGGTGGAATGCCAAAT GGGCAAGATGGGAACAGTAGGTGCAGTAGCTGTGGACGTAGACGGAAACATTGCTTGCGCTACATCCACTGGTGGaatgataaataaaatggagGGTCGTGTGGGAGACACGCCATGTATAG GATGTGGTGGATATGCAGATAACAAGATTGGGGCTGTCTCACCCACAGGCCATGGGGAAGCCATTATGAAGGTCACGCTGTCCAGACTCATTCTCTTCCACATGGAGCAAG GGAAGACCCCAGAGGAGGCAAGTGACTTGGCTCTTGAGTATATGAAGGAGCGGGTGGAGGGTCTTGGCGGGGTAGTGGTGGTAGATCCCAAAGGGACCTGGGCAGCTCGCTTCAACAGTTTACAGATGTCATGGGCCGCTGCCCAGCAGGGTGAACTCCACTTTGGGCTGTACCATGGTGAAGACTTTGTTAAGCCTTTGTAG